Within Sorghum bicolor cultivar BTx623 chromosome 2, Sorghum_bicolor_NCBIv3, whole genome shotgun sequence, the genomic segment tatcccaatttgccaactagttttgccaacttgttggaggctcatTTTTGTGATTTTGACAAAAATCCTAGGATGTCAAGTTCTTTTGCCAAGTCCAAATAACAAATTGTTAGAGAAGACTTCTTTTTTCACTTGTCATTTGGTTTTGAGATTTGGCAAAACTATAGATTTGTTGTCAAGTAAGTTTTAGCAAAGCTCTTATATCGCCATAACCTTTGGCATCTTTCTCTCGGGCCACTGCAACCTTGAAGTGGTCCGACACTACTTGTGGTCTGCCACTCATGAAGCATGTGAAAATGAAGCGCAAAGTGAATAGGAACAAATTAGAGCCAACGGTCAGGCAACAAGACATGAGCATCTGaagtactcaatccatcccaaatttgTGCACACCACACACGGGCACTGCGCTAAAGTTAGCACTAGCAGATCGGCCGGACGACAGTCCTAGCCAGTAGCTAGCTAGCAATGGTTGACCTTCGTCTCCAGGTCGTCGCCACCGTCCTGGGCATGGTGGCCCTGGCGGCCGCTGCCGGCGGCAGCAGCTCCAGCGGCAAGCAGTCCGAGTTCCAGGAGGTCACCGTGGACGCCATCCATCAGGGCTTCAAGAACGGCAGTCTCACCTCGACGGCGCTCGTCCGGTTCTACCTGGACCAGATCGCCCGCCTCAACCCGCTACTCCACGCCGTCATCGAGGTGAACCCGGACGCGCTGGCGCAGGCGGCGCGCGCCGACGCGGAGCGCTCGGCCTCCCGCGGCCGCTGCGCCGTCGGCCTGCACGGAATCCCCGTCCTCCTCAAGGACAACATCGCCACGCGCGACAGGCTCAACACCACGGCCGGCTCCCTCGCTCTGCTCGGCTCCGTCGTCAGGCGCGACGCCGGCGTGGTGGCACGCCTCCGCCGCGCCGGCGCCGTCATCCTCGGCAAGGCTAACCCTTCCGAGTGGTCCAACTTCCGCCCCGTCGAGTCCGGCTGGAGCGCCCGCGGCGGCCAGACGCTGGTATTTGCCTCGATACTGCATCAAGACTTCGATTGGTATAGCAAATCTGATACTGCTTGCTATGCGTGAAATTACAGAATCCATACGTTCTGTCCGCGACGCCATGCGGGTCGAGCGCCGGGCCTGGCGTTGCCGCGGCAGCCAACATGGCAGCGGTGACACTGGGATCCGAGACCGACGGCTCCATCCTCTGCCCATCGTCGTTCAACTCTGTGGTTGGCATCAAACCAACTGTTGGGTTGACAAGCCGGTCCGGTGTCATCCCCATCACTCCTCTTCAAGACACTATCGGGTGAGAAACAGAAAATATCAACCGGTTATATTTTTAAACTCAAAAGTGTTTGATTTGGTTGGACAGCCACATATGTAGTTCGagatgttaggccttgtttagttcgcaaaatttttcaagattccccgtcacatcaaatcttgcggcacatgcatggagcattaaatatacataaaaataaaaactatttgcacagttcatctgtaaaccgcgagatgaatcttttgagcctagttactctataattggacaatgtttgtcaaataaaaacgaaagtgctacagtgccgtttttcacaactttttgcgaactgaacaaggccttattattaTACTCGATTTCAAGTTCAAGATCTGTACGTATCCATAATATAATGGTCACTGAGACACTGACCCGTGTTTGTCATCGCAGACCAATGTGTCGTACAGTATCCGATGCTGTCCATGTGTTGGACGTCATTGTCGGGTATGACGAGCTTGATGCTGAAGCCACCGGAGCAGCGTCCAAGTACATCCCGCACGGGGGATACACGCAGTTCCTGAGGATCCATGGATTGAAGGGCAAGAGGATCGGTGTCCTCGATGTGCTTTTTCAAGGATACGATGACATGCAACTGGCGGTTTACGAGAAGCATCTCGATACAATGAGGTACTCCCTCCCTCTATCCGGCTGTCAATGCTTGATAACGGTGTCTTGCAGCAAAATTACACTGACAGTAGGTCACCTTGGCTTTTTAAAATGTCAATTGATATTGGTTTTCTTTGTCTACTCTTCATGAAAGGCAACAAGGTGCTGTCTTGATCAAGGATCTTGACCTTGCAACAAATTTCACTGATCTGGGTGAGCAAGAGATTCTGCTGATGAATGCAGAGTTCAAGTTAAGCATCAATGCTTATCTGTCGGACCTACTGTACTCTCCAGTCCGCTCCCTTGCACAGATCATAGCCTTCAACGAAGCACATCCTGTAGAGGTGAACCAAATAGTATTTTTATCTTTCACTTTACAGAATCAGCAGGAGCGattctattttattttcaagatatatatatgatcAGATGATGCTAATTAATTCCTGTTGTGTTGCAGGAGAGACTGAAAGATTTTGGGCAGCCGAACCTGATTGCCGCGGAGGAAACCAATGGCATTGGCACCAGGGAGAGAGCTGCCATCCAGCGGCTCAAGGAGATCTCAACCAATGGGTTGGAGAAGCTGATGAAAGAACACCAGCTGGATGCAATTGTTGGGGCCAACTTCCTCAGCTTCCGTGTTCTTGCCATCGGAGGCTATCCGGGCATCGCCGTGCCAGCAGGGTACGACAAGGAAGGAGTCCCCTTTGCGATATACTTTGGTGGGCTCAAGGGCTACGAGCCAAGGTTGATTGAGATTGCTTATGCATTCGAGCAAGCTACCAAAGTCAGAAGACCACCATCTTTCAAGAGCTAGCTAACAGGAAGTAACTAGCATGATGGCAGCTGGCAGGTCATATGGAATTTAATGGAAATAATTCCAGGGGAAGTAATCACCTTGGAAAAAAAATATTGGAGTGTTTTTATTTGAGCAATCACTTGATATACAATAGAACGATTCATTGTGAGACCATCCCATAATTTTTGGCTGGATAAACCAATCTCTCGTTGTTAAGGCAATCATGTGCATGTCAGAGATGAAAGCACAGTTCATTCTCCAAACCAAAGCATGCAAGTAGTAAGAAGTCAATGATACCAATGTAACACCCCGTTCATTCCTTAAACCAAACGTCAGTAGTAACAAGTCTTTAAATCAGTTTTTAGGTTCAGGCTCTGCACCCAACCAGGGAAATGTCAATCACATAGCACAGATTTCCAGTAGACAATGCAAACAATTAACTGGACACACCTATTAGGTTCATGAGTTCATTCAGAGGAAGTCAGAAACATTTGTACAGTTGCCATTTACCAACATCTATGCTACCCTCTATAACAGAAACTTCAAAAAAAAGTCTGATATGATCATCTTTTACATTGTGCAATTACTTATTTTGTGGTGGTGTAATCTTGAATCCAATCACCTCCTTCAGCTGTACCTGCCTGAAtgaaaggattaaggaaaaataTTCAGTACAAACGGCCTGGTAAGTTACTCAGAATAACATATATAACTTTAATGTTAAACAGCCTTCTGTTTACCGTTTTCCATAAAAGGAAGCACCAAAAAACCATGTCACAACCGAAATGAACATCACAAATCATATATCTCATCACATGAGAATCAAATTTCCTTTTCAGTCACAGAATAACATACAGCAATAAAACAAAAGGAGGGTTGTTCTCCAATTTGTTGCACATTAACATAATTAGTGTAATTCCAATacttacaccagcagtgacggAGATGCCAACAGTCTGATGCTACAGCAGAAGCAGACCTTCACAAGGCAGAATACTTTTCAGGGTCTACTAAGCCTTCAAAAAAGAGCATGAGATCAAACATGTAGCCCATAAAATTGCTTGTCAGCAACAGGGTTTAATTCCTTGTGTAAATAGTATACCATTACAAATTCTGGTGTACATAGTATATAATAGTACAACTCTGCAGTATATCAAGAACTACATCCACAACCTATGTAGCTATAAGCATCTACTTATTTCTACCTGGCAAGTTTCTGCACTAAACCCTCTGGAAAGTGGAAACATAAGTCCACTGAGCCACAGGTTGCTGGATCATAGTTTAAACATAGACCATCTACCTTCATATCAGGCATCATTAGATACTTTTCAGGGTTTATTAAGCCTTCAGAGGTCAAACATGTAACCACTTGTCAACTACAAGGTTTTAATTCTAGTGTACATTGTACATAGTAGATTATTACAACTCTGCAGTATATCAAGAACTATATCTACAACCTATGTAGCTCTAACTGTTTCTACCTATAGTTGGATTCAGGCACTAAAAGATGGGTTTATTATCCTCAGCAACCCATGTCGACATGGCATAGAGCACGCGTCCCTTCCATCCAAGCAGCAACCACCGGTTATCCTCATCGACGAGGAAGTCTCTGTGATAATAGATCTTGACCTTGTCCCTGGCAGCCTTGACAACCTCTGGATTCAGTGGTAGCTGCCTGAGCCCAGCTCTGTGGTTTCGCACCTGCCATTGCTTATAAGTTTCAGGCCGTTCCACCCTGTCTGCACCCTCACAAGCAATCACATTCATGGCAAATGACCCAAAGATATTCCGCTCGATCAGCAGACGTTCAGCATTGTCCCTGGGGATGGTCGCATCGATCATGTCGAATTGTGCCGAGAAAAAGAAGAGTGCCTCCCGGAACCGTGTCAAAAAGAATGGTGCACCATAGGTTCCATTTACTACGGTATGGATGAACACATTGGGCCGCATCTCCCGGATGTTGTTGAGGACCGTGTCCCTAGGGCTCGGGCTGTCCACCAAAACGCTCTCGTCCATCAGGTTGCCGATATAGCACTCACTGTTGACAACAAGCACCTCATCCGGATCAAGATTGAGGTCCTTAGCACGGACAGCCTCCCACTTTGCTGCAATACCACGGAACTTGAATGGCACGCCCATCTCACGGGCAATGTTGCTGAGACGGCGGCCTGTTTCTTCAATCTGGTGGGCTGGGCGAAACCCAGGCTGTGGGACGGCAATTGCGGTGACCCTCACCTCTGGCGGTCCACCTTCCCTCCTTGCCAGTAGATGGAACAAACCTGGATACTGGAATCCATGCTGCACACCATACTCCACAATGTGCAACTTGCTCCTCCCTACCACGGCGTTGACAACTGTCATGTGGGAGAAGATGAAATTCACCTTCATGAAGCAGCAGGCTGCCACGTACAGCCTGTATGCCTTGAGAAAATCCACGACCGAGGTGTGCTGTGCCATGAGCGACTGGTACGCCTGGCTCCCCGTGCCAGCAAGCCGTGCCTCCAGTCCCATGGCGAAACAATGAGCCAGCCTCTGTGTGGCGTCCCCTCGGGGCGAGGAGTGCTGCTTGATCTGCTTCAGCACCTCGGTCGCACTCCGGCGATCGCCGGTGGCCACCGACTGCGCGCAATGGATGAGCATGGTGCGCAGGTCGACGACCTCGTTCACGAGACTCTGCTTCCCCCGAGCCCCCTTCCTGCTGACCTTCCTCGCGCTCTTCTCAGTCTCACTGCCCATGGCGATGCGCAGGTCATCCATGCGCTTCAAGAACGACTCATAGGTACAATTCATGATTTCATTGTACAGCTCGTTGGCACCGGTTTCCTCCTGCTCCGGCATCATCAGCTTGCTGCTCCTGCCTGTCTCCGCCTCCAAATCATCCTCCTCGGCGTGGCGGTTCTTGCGGCCCCTGCCATTGGCGCTTCTGCTTCCCCCAAATATTGATATTGCATTCAccacctgctcctcctcctccttcactTGGACTTGGGTAGCAGCAAAGTCAGTGGAGGTCTTGCTGTGTCTGTCTTTAGGCAAGGATTTGCCAGAGGGTTCGTCAAGGTCGATGAGAAGGCTGTTGGTGGTGGGCAAGAACTTCTTGGCCTCCTCCATGCCTTTGAGGAACGCCATGTTGAGCATGTCCATGTTTCCCTCATTCTGGGCGCCGAAGAAGGCCGAGGCCAGCGCGGCGTGGTCGGCGTCGGCAGCAGGAAAGGTGGTGGACTCTGTCTTCGTCTCCTCCTCTTCATCCTTGTCACTGGAGAACGCGGCGGAGCTCTGGCTGCCACGCTGATGTTGGGCTCCGCCAGTTCTCTGGGCGGCGAAGGAGGGTTGCTGCCGTTggtcttcttctcctcctcctccttctccgccATCCGAGAACGGCGGACTCTGTTGGAAGTCGAATCGTGCCGCGGGGGCGGCATCCTGTCCTTGTGCCGCCGGCGACAAGAGTCCAGCGAAGTCGTCGAGGCCAACCCCCATGTCAGGAGAAGGGTACGGCGGGGAGCGGA encodes:
- the LOC8080678 gene encoding putative amidase C869.01; its protein translation is MVDLRLQVVATVLGMVALAAAAGGSSSSGKQSEFQEVTVDAIHQGFKNGSLTSTALVRFYLDQIARLNPLLHAVIEVNPDALAQAARADAERSASRGRCAVGLHGIPVLLKDNIATRDRLNTTAGSLALLGSVVRRDAGVVARLRRAGAVILGKANPSEWSNFRPVESGWSARGGQTLNPYVLSATPCGSSAGPGVAAAANMAAVTLGSETDGSILCPSSFNSVVGIKPTVGLTSRSGVIPITPLQDTIGPMCRTVSDAVHVLDVIVGYDELDAEATGAASKYIPHGGYTQFLRIHGLKGKRIGVLDVLFQGYDDMQLAVYEKHLDTMRQQGAVLIKDLDLATNFTDLGEQEILLMNAEFKLSINAYLSDLLYSPVRSLAQIIAFNEAHPVEERLKDFGQPNLIAAEETNGIGTRERAAIQRLKEISTNGLEKLMKEHQLDAIVGANFLSFRVLAIGGYPGIAVPAGYDKEGVPFAIYFGGLKGYEPRLIEIAYAFEQATKVRRPPSFKS
- the LOC8076888 gene encoding scarecrow-like protein 34, with product MSATPEDFLAAQEGAAPYLAAQEPFSPSVFLDLPPTPPGRPTHDHDDDDDDDPDLVLPFISRMLMEEDIDDKFFYQFPDHPALLTAQQPYAQILSDSATASSPSEDSSNAAATATTTSSSGTSRTAGVNSTLSPSYDAPASSPDPASWPPYDDPVYLSDLLRSPPYPSPDMGVGLDDFAGLLSPAAQGQDAAPAARFDFQQSPPFSDGGEGGGGEEDQRQQPSFAAQRTGGAQHQRGSQSSAAFSSDKDEEEETKTESTTFPAADADHAALASAFFGAQNEGNMDMLNMAFLKGMEEAKKFLPTTNSLLIDLDEPSGKSLPKDRHSKTSTDFAATQVQVKEEEEQVVNAISIFGGSRSANGRGRKNRHAEEDDLEAETGRSSKLMMPEQEETGANELYNEIMNCTYESFLKRMDDLRIAMGSETEKSARKVSRKGARGKQSLVNEVVDLRTMLIHCAQSVATGDRRSATEVLKQIKQHSSPRGDATQRLAHCFAMGLEARLAGTGSQAYQSLMAQHTSVVDFLKAYRLYVAACCFMKVNFIFSHMTVVNAVVGRSKLHIVEYGVQHGFQYPGLFHLLARREGGPPEVRVTAIAVPQPGFRPAHQIEETGRRLSNIAREMGVPFKFRGIAAKWEAVRAKDLNLDPDEVLVVNSECYIGNLMDESVLVDSPSPRDTVLNNIREMRPNVFIHTVVNGTYGAPFFLTRFREALFFFSAQFDMIDATIPRDNAERLLIERNIFGSFAMNVIACEGADRVERPETYKQWQVRNHRAGLRQLPLNPEVVKAARDKVKIYYHRDFLVDEDNRWLLLGWKGRVLYAMSTWVAEDNKPIF